The DNA segment GCTCCGTTCTCACCGACCCAGTCACAGCAGGGCTCGCCGCTTTCAGTGTGTGCAGATATCTTCTGGAAGATGGGCTTGACGTGTTCCCAGGCAGCAGGGGACCCGCCTGGCATGATAGAAGGGCCCTTGAGTGCGCCTTCTTCACCGCCCGAAACACCGGTTCCGATATAAAGCAGCCCCTTGCTCTCGACGTATTCGGTTCTGCGAATAGTGTCCGGGAAGTGCGAGTTGCCGCCGTCAATGATGATGTCGCCTTCCTCCAGCAACGGCAGAACCTGCTCGATGAATTTGTCAACCGGCGCGCCGGCCTTTACCATGATCATAACCTTGCGGGGACGCTTGAGCGTCTGCACGAACTCTTCGACGCTGCGTGCGCCGATGATATTCTTACCGCTCGCTCGACCGTCCATGAAACGGTCAACCTTCTCAACTGTCCGGTTATAGCACGAAACGGTAAAGCCCTTGCTCTCCATGTTTAAAATAAGATTCTCGCCCATTACCGCAAGACCTACTACACCGATGTCCGCTTTAGCTGTCGCTGTCATTATTCGCTCCTGATATTCTCTTCTCGTTAATTAAAAGTTTTCTATGTCTTATGCGGAAGCCGTCCTTAAAAGCCTCCAGCTCATACGTTACTTAAATCTGTCAGCATGCGCCCACAGACCCATGCCCGGGTTGGATATGAAATATATTTCCTCACCGTCAACACTGTTCCAGCCGTCCTTCAGCTTCGTCGGATCGTACTTCGCCATCATCTGCCCACAGTCCGCATACTCGAAATTGACAGATTCTATTTCAGCCTGCGTAATCTTGCCCGGACAGTACGTTACTCCGAACCGCCCGTCCGATGAACCGTGCATTAGATGGGCCGCGGCACTTAGATTAACCCGCAGGTCCGCGTTTTCGTCAACCAACTCCAGCACACGATCCGTGCCTACATAGCCGTACTTCCTGATCAGCTTATCTATCTGCGGATCCTCGCCGAACTCACGCAACCCCGGCGCGAGCACTATAAGCTCACCGCCGTCCGCCATCGCCATCCGCGTTCTGTAAATGCTCTTGTTGCCAAGCCACGTGCTCTTGAACTCTTCGGGCTCGAGATATACCACAGCTTTCTTGATCGGCTTATCCAGCATCTGAAAATTTACTTTCAGCGAAAGCTCTGCAGCCTTTTCAAAGCACTCGGTATCGTCACCGATAAACAGCCCGCGTACAGCCTGACCATTTTCGGTAGCCTCTATTACCGTCTGGATGTACATAATCGGCAGATCAGCCGCAAAATGCTCCGACGCATAATTAAGCACGCGCCTCACAGGCGTATCCGCACGACCCATGATCCGCTCCATGCCGTACGCGGCACCAAGAAAATGGCTCTTGTTGATTCCTTCAACGCCGCCCGTGCCCACGAAGATATTCTTGTTGTGGTTGGCCATGCCGATGACTTCGTGAGGCACAACCTGACCGACAGATAGTATCAGATCGAACCCGCCGTCAACAAGCAGACTGTTCACCTGTGCGGGCCAACTGAAATCGACCTTGCCCTCGCTGACATCGCGAACGAACTCAGCCGGAACCTCACCCAGCGTCGCCAGATCGTTCCGCCAGTCATGCTTGCGAAACAGCTCCTTCGGCATATCACCGAACATGCGCTCGATCTCATCTTCCGTCATCGGAAAGTGCGTTCCCAACGCAGGCAGCACATCCGTCAGTCGATCTCCAAAATACTCCCATGCATGCCGCGTCAGCTCTCCCGCCCGCGAATAGAACCGCGTAATATCAGGCGGGATCGCGAGCACCTTCTCTCGCTGCCCCAGCTTGTCCAGTGCTTCGACCAGACCCTGCTGCAGGTCGGCGCTGCTAAGATTGTCAGTTTCGCTCCCTCGCGCGTAATACAGCATCGGCTACACCGCCATCCATGGTGGATTCTCGGGCAGATATTCGTCAAACTCATCGATCACCATCTGCTCGTACTGACCTGCATACTCGCCCGCCATGAACTTATCGAACGCTTCATCATGGAAACGCTTCCAGCTCATCGCCTCGGCCCCGGGATTGATCGCATAGAACATCACGTCGTTCTTCTTCGCGGCCTTCATGTCACCCGGCGCATCGCCCATCATGATGATCTTGTCCTTGTCATACTTCTCGCACATGACCGCGAGATGCTCTTCCTTCTTACCCATCTCCTGGCCTGCGATCACCTTCACATACTTCGCCACGCCGTGCTCGGCCCACTCACGCTTCAGCGCTTCTGTAGGCGTCGACGAACATACGATTATATCAGCCGTGCCCTCGATCTTTTCCAGGCTCTCACGGACATACGGGAAGGGCGGCACGTTCTTGACCACCTCTGCGACCATCTCGTTGACCCGCTGGCTCCACTTGAGCACCATTTCGAGCTCTTTTCTGGCTTCTTCACGTCTTTCCTCGGCGATTGCCTTTTTCAGCCCGGCATCACTGAGCAGACTGTCAGGCTCGTTGACCCACTGTACATAGTGCGGATAATTCGGAACATCGAAGCCGCGTTCCTTCACCATCGGATGGCTCGGCAGCAGCTCCGTCAGTATCCGCACTGCTGTCTTGTGACGATTTGCGCCGCGTGTCTTGCTGAACAGGTCCGCAAAATCCTTGCAGTCCCTGGCTGCTTCGGCCACAGGCTGCAGACCGAAATGTGCTATAAGCATCGGGCAGAAACACTCACGCTGCTTGATACCCATCGCATCGAATACGCATCCGTCCGAATCTATCGCGACCAGGTAATCGCTGGTCGGTTTCATTTCACGAAGTTCTTTCGTATGGTCAGACATATCAACTCCGGATAAAAATAGTTGTTAGAAAATATAGTAAAACGTGTAACTATACACCGCTGAACGCACTGAACCCGCCGTCGACCGGCACGACGATACCCGTCACGAATTTCGAGGCATCGCTCACCAGCCACAGAACCGTGCCGCACAGATCCTCAGCATCGCCGAACCTGTCCATTGGGGTATGATCGATGATAGTCTTACCGCGAGGCGTCAGATCGCCAGTCTTTTCCTCAGTCAAAAGGAACCGATTCTGTTCCGTCAGGAAAAAGCCCGGCGCCAACGCATTGACGCGGATATTGTCCGAATAATTCTGGCACATATGCACAGCCAGCCACTGAGTGAAGTTACTTACTGCAGCCTTAGCCGCACTGTACGCCGCGATCTTTGTCAAAGGCCTGAATGCGTTCATGCTTGACACGTTCAGTATGACTCCGCCGCTGTTCTCGCACATATACTTGCCGATTATCTGGCTCGGAATGACCGTCCCCAGGAAGTTCAGATCGAACACGCTGCGGATCGCATCGGCCGGTATGTCAAAGAACGACATCTGCTCGGAAGTCGTTGCTTCCTTTCGGTTTCCTCCCGCGCCGTTGATTAGCACATCCACGCAGCCCATCTTCTCCACGGCAAAATCGAACGCAGCCTTCATGGCCTCAGTCTCGAGCACATTGCCCTTGACGCCCCAGGCCTGTCCGCCGGCTTCGTTTATTTCCTCAGCCTTACGTTTCGCACTTTCCTCATGATAATCGACGATGCACACCTTCGCACCACGGCTGGCAAGATCCTTCGCTACCGCTCCGCACAAAACACCGCCGCCGCCGGTTACAATTACCGCTTTATCTTTAACGTCAAACATATCTATCCAAGAATTAAATTACAAAATCATCGACCGGCTGATCTTACCGGCCGATTTATCGAAAAATTAATATTACCGAATCCGGAGCCCGGCTTCAACATTCGAACCAGGGCACAAACCGCAGTAACTCCTACTTGTACGAAGGCAGTTTCTTATCGACCGGCTTTCTTTCAAACCGCATAAATACAGGCAGCCCGTCCTCATTGATTGAAACCGGCGCCTCGCCCTGAACCAACGGCCGAACGTAATCAAGCATAGCATCCGTCACACCGTTTCCTGCCTCGTTGATAAACTCACGCGGCACGATCTTTTCGCCGTTCGCCACATCGCTCAGATTCGCCAGCCCCGTAGTACAAGAATAATCACTGCCGTCCTCTCGAACCAGCGTTACCATCTTACCCGAAACGCCGCTAAGCGCCGCTTCAACGGCCGCATTGCCGCACATATAAGATTCCTCGATGTCGGTCAGTGACGCAAAATGCATCGCGCTTCGCTGATTCGTACCGAGCTTGTTGAATCTCGCCTTTATGCCGACTTCCCGCTCCACGATATCCTTGAGAGTTTCCGCAACACCCCCAAG comes from the Anaerohalosphaera lusitana genome and includes:
- a CDS encoding lactate racemase domain-containing protein; translated protein: MLYYARGSETDNLSSADLQQGLVEALDKLGQREKVLAIPPDITRFYSRAGELTRHAWEYFGDRLTDVLPALGTHFPMTEDEIERMFGDMPKELFRKHDWRNDLATLGEVPAEFVRDVSEGKVDFSWPAQVNSLLVDGGFDLILSVGQVVPHEVIGMANHNKNIFVGTGGVEGINKSHFLGAAYGMERIMGRADTPVRRVLNYASEHFAADLPIMYIQTVIEATENGQAVRGLFIGDDTECFEKAAELSLKVNFQMLDKPIKKAVVYLEPEEFKSTWLGNKSIYRTRMAMADGGELIVLAPGLREFGEDPQIDKLIRKYGYVGTDRVLELVDENADLRVNLSAAAHLMHGSSDGRFGVTYCPGKITQAEIESVNFEYADCGQMMAKYDPTKLKDGWNSVDGEEIYFISNPGMGLWAHADRFK
- a CDS encoding HAD family hydrolase, whose protein sequence is MSDHTKELREMKPTSDYLVAIDSDGCVFDAMGIKQRECFCPMLIAHFGLQPVAEAARDCKDFADLFSKTRGANRHKTAVRILTELLPSHPMVKERGFDVPNYPHYVQWVNEPDSLLSDAGLKKAIAEERREEARKELEMVLKWSQRVNEMVAEVVKNVPPFPYVRESLEKIEGTADIIVCSSTPTEALKREWAEHGVAKYVKVIAGQEMGKKEEHLAVMCEKYDKDKIIMMGDAPGDMKAAKKNDVMFYAINPGAEAMSWKRFHDEAFDKFMAGEYAGQYEQMVIDEFDEYLPENPPWMAV
- a CDS encoding SDR family oxidoreductase, whose product is MFDVKDKAVIVTGGGGVLCGAVAKDLASRGAKVCIVDYHEESAKRKAEEINEAGGQAWGVKGNVLETEAMKAAFDFAVEKMGCVDVLINGAGGNRKEATTSEQMSFFDIPADAIRSVFDLNFLGTVIPSQIIGKYMCENSGGVILNVSSMNAFRPLTKIAAYSAAKAAVSNFTQWLAVHMCQNYSDNIRVNALAPGFFLTEQNRFLLTEEKTGDLTPRGKTIIDHTPMDRFGDAEDLCGTVLWLVSDASKFVTGIVVPVDGGFSAFSGV